Proteins encoded by one window of Lathyrus oleraceus cultivar Zhongwan6 chromosome 1, CAAS_Psat_ZW6_1.0, whole genome shotgun sequence:
- the LOC127138081 gene encoding cellulose synthase A catalytic subunit 4 [UDP-forming], which yields MASNTMAGLITGSTSHFSHDSDEHKPPTAKSSSKICRVCGDEIGYKETGELFVACHVCGFPVCKPCYEYERSEGNQCCPQCNTRYKRHKGCSRVVGDEDENLDGDDFEDEFPIKKPHNDLDQNRGVNHVENLDYNQPKLNPNGQAFSYAGSVAGKDFEGEKESLSNAEWQERVEKWKVRQEKRGLLNKEDGKEDQVEEDEYLMTEARQPLWRKVPIASSLINPYRIVIVMRLVILAFFFRFRILTPAYDAYPLWLISVICEIWFALSWILDQFPKWLPITRETYLDRLSIRFEREGEPNQLSPVDVFVSSVDPLKEPPIITANTVLSILSVDYPVEKVTAYVSDDGASMLLFDCLAETSEFARRWVPFCKKYSIEPRAPEYYFSEKIDYLKDKVQPTFVKERRSMKREYEEFKVKINALVAKALKKPEEGWVMQDGTPWPGNNTRDHPGMIQVYLGSGGALDVEGKELPKLVYISREKRPGYPHHKKAGAMNALVRVSAVLTNAPFMLNLDCDHYINNSKALREAMCFLMDPQLGKKLCYVQFPQRFDGIDRHDRYANRNTVFFDINMKGLDGIQGPVYVGTGTVFNRQALYGYEPPVSEKRPKMTCDCWPKWCCFCCGARKTKSKKKSGTNGRGLFSRMYKKKKMGGKDYVRKDSSSMFDLEEIEEGLEGYEELEKSSLMSQKSFEKRFGQSPVFIASTLMENGGLPEGTNTQSLVKEAIHNISCGYEEKTEWGKEIGWIYGSVTEDILTGFKMHCRGWKSVYCMPKRPAFKGSAPINLSDRLHQVLRWALGSVEIFMSRHCPLWYGYGGKLKYLERLAYTNTIVYPFTSIPLIAYCTIPAVCLLTGKFIIPTLTNLASVWFMALFISIILTGVLELRWSGVTIEDWWRNEQFWVIGGVSAHLFAVFQGLLKVLAGVDTNFTVTAKAADDAEFGELYLFKWTTLLIPPTTLIILNIVGVVAGVSDAINNGYGSWGPLFGKLFFAFWVIVHLYPFLKGLMGKQNRTPTIVVLWSILLASIFSLIWVRIDPFLPKQNGPILKQCGVEC from the exons ATGGCTTCAAACACCATGGCTGGTTTGATCACTGGCTCGACTTCTCATTTCTCACATGACTCTGATGAG CATAAGCCTCCTACTGCTAAATCTTCGTCGAAAATATGTCGTGTTTGTGGTGATGAGATTGGATATAAGGAAACTGGAGAGCTTTTTGTTGCTTGTCATGTTTGTGGATTTCCTGTTTGTAAACCTTGTTATGAGTATGAGAGGAGTGAAGGGAATCAATGTTGTCCTCAATGCAACACTCGCTATAAGCGCCATAAAG GTTGTTCGAGAGTGGTTGGAGATGAAGATGAGAACCTTGATGGAGATGATTTTGAAGATGAGTTTCCAATCAAGAAGCCTCACAATGATCTAGACCAGAACCGCGGTGTCAATCATGTG GAAAATTTGGACTACAATCAACCGAAATTGAATCCTAATGGTCAGGCTTTTTCTTATGCTGGAAGTG TTGCTGGCAAGGATTTTGAAGGGGAGAAGGAATCCCTCAGCAATGCAGAATGGCAAGAGAGAGTAGAAAAATGGAAAGTAAGGCAAGAAAAGAGAGGTCTACTAAACAAAGAGGATGGCAAAGAAGACCAAGTTGAAGAAGATGAGTATCT TATGACTGAAGCAAGACAACCATTATGGCGCAAAGTTCCAATAGCATCAAGCTTAATCAATCCATACCGTATCGTAATTGTGATGAGACTAGTAATTCTAGCATTCTTCTTCCGTTTCCGAATCTTAACACCGGCATACGATGCATATCCTTTATGGCTCATATCAGTCATATGTGAAATATGGTTTGCACTTTCGTGGATACTTGATCAGTTTCCGAAATGGTTACCAATCACGCGCGAAACTTACTTAGACCGTTTATCTATAAGATTCGAACGTGAAGGTGAACCGAACCAACTTTCGCCTGTCGATGTTTTTGTTAGTTCTGTTGATCCTTTGAAAGAACCGCCTATTATAACAGCAAACACTGTTCTGTCAATTCTTTCTGTTGACTACCCTGTTGAGAAAGTCACAGCTTATGTCTCAGATGATGGTGCTTCTATGCTTTTATTCGATTGTTTGGCCGAAACTTCCGAGTTTGCTAGAAGGTGGGTTCCTTTTTGTAAAAAGTATAGTATTGAACCAAGGGCGCCAGAGTACTATTTTTCGGAGAAAATTGATTACTTGAAGGATAAGGTTCAGCCTACTTTTGTCAAGGAAAGAAGGTCTATGAAG AGAGAATATGAAGAATTTAAAGTGAAAATTAATGCTTTAGTGGCAAAGGCTTTGAAGAAACCAGAAGAGGGTTGGGTTATGCAGGATGGAACTCCATGGCCTGGGAACAACACCCGCGATCATCCAGGAATGATTCAG GTTTACTTGGGAAGTGGTGGTGCACTAGACGTGGAAGGCAAGGAACTGCCGAAACTCGTGTATATTTCGCGTGAAAAACGTCCCGGTTATCCACATCATAAGAAAGCCGGTGCCATGAATGCTTTG GTTCGAGTTTCTGCTGTGCTTACAAATGCACCATTCATGTTGAATCTTGATTGTGATCACTACATCAACAATAGCAAGGCTCTTAGAGAAGCCATGTGCTTCCTAATGGATCCTCAGCTAGGGAAGAAACTCTGCTATGTCCAATTTCCTCAAAGATTCGACGGTATTGATCGACACGATCGATATGCTAATCGCAACACTGTGTTCTTTGAT ATCAATATGAAAGGGCTTGATGGAATCCAAGGTCCAGTTTACGTCGGTACGGGAACCGTGTTCAACAGACAAGCATTGTATGGATATGAACCACCAGTTTCTGAGAAAAGGCCAAAAATGACATGTGATTGTTGGCCTAAATGGTGTTGCTTTTGTTGCGGTGCAAGGAAAACCAAATCGAAAAAGAAGTCCGGAACAAATGGAAGAGGTCTCTTCAGTAGaatgtacaagaagaagaaaatggGGGGAAAAGATTATGTTAGAAAAGATTCTAGTTCCATGTTTGATCTTGAAGAGATTGAAGAAGGACTTGAAGGGTATGAGGAGCTAGAGAAATCATCACTCATGTCACAGAAAAGTTTCGAGAAGCGATTTGGACAGTCCCCGGTTTTCATTGCTTCAACTTTGATGGAAAATGGAGGACTTCCTGAAGGCACAAACACACAATCATTGGTTAAGGAAGCCATTCATAACATAAGCTGTGGCTATGAAGAGAAGACTGAATGGGGAAAAGAG ATTGGATGGATTTATGGCTCCGTCACAGAAGATATATTGACTGGATTTAAGATGCATTGTCGAGGATGGAAATCGGTATATTGTATGCCAAAGAGACCTGCTTTCAAGGGATCTGCACCAATCAATCTGTCAGATAGGTTGCATCAAGTTCTGCGATGGGCTCTAGGTTCTGTCGAGATCTTCATGAGTCGCCATTGTCCACTTTGGTATGGTTACGGAGGAAAATTGAAGTATCTAGAGAGGCTCGCGTATACGAACACCATTGTTTATCCTTTCACTTCAATCCCTTTGATTGCATACTGCACAATTCCAGCCGTGTGCCTCCTCACCGGAAAGTTCATCATTCCAACT CTGACCAACCTTGCTAGTGTTTGGTTCATGGCATTGTTTATCTCCATCATTTTAACGGGAGTACTCGAGCTTCGATGGAGTGGAGTTACCATCGAAGACTGGTGGAGAAACGAGCAATTCTGGGTGATTGGAGGTGTATCAGCGCATCTTTTCGCTGTGTTTCAAGGTCTGCTCAAGGTTCTTGCAGGAGTAGACACAAACTTTACTGTCACGGCAAAAGCAGCAGATGATGCTGAATTCGGAGAGTTATATCTCTTCAAATGGACTACACTTCTCATTCCACCAACCACTCTTATAATCTTGAACATTGTCGGAGTTGTGGCCGGTGTCTCTGATGCAATTAACAATGGTTATGGTTCTTGGGGACCTTTATTTGGGAAACTGTTCTTTGCATTTTGGGTCATTGTTCATTTATATCCTTTCCTTAAAGGTCTCATGGGAAAACAAAACAGGACTCCTACAATTGTGGTGCTTTGGTCAATCCTTTTGGCATCAATTTTCTCATTGATTTGGGTTAGGATTGATCCTTTCTTGCCTAAGCAAAATGGTCCTATACTCAAACAATGTGGTGTAGAATGCTGA
- the LOC127138095 gene encoding protein MAIN-LIKE 1: MLTEYAYHVALRLWQREDHIPLKVTSHRSKLKDFPKISMPDQVRRIVWYFELLNCTHCSLTMLNALLLTTFVERWHKETSSFHLQFGKMTISLDDVSSLFYLPIRGRFWTNHVLNSSFICMTATQDLGVSKEAVQKGFAFNRDTHLYMSWLQNTYVELVAAGSYEVVARMYMLHLITCTLFADNSGVYIDMCACSVASRLPIGLRGVLY; the protein is encoded by the exons ATGCTTACTGAGTATGCTTACCATGTGGCGTTACGACTATGGCAGAGAGAG GATCATATCCCATTGAAGGTGACATCACACAGGTCAAAGTTGAAGGACTTCCCGAAGATTTCGATGCCTGATCAGGTCAGACGAATTGTATGGTATTTTGAGCTCCTTAATTGTACCCACTGCTCCCTCACCATGCTCAATGCTCTACTACTTACTACGTTTGTTGAGAGATGGCACAAGgagacatcttcatttcatcTTCAGTTTGGGAAGATGACTATCAGTTTGGATGATGTCTCCTCGCTGTTTTATCTCCCTATCAGGGGAAGATTCTGGACGAATCATGTTCTTAACTCGTCGTTTATATGTATGACTGCTACACAAGATTTAGGAGTTTCTAAAGAGGCTGTGCAGAAGGGGTTTGCCTTCAATAGGGACACTCATCTTTATATGTCTTGGCTTCAAAATACGTACGTCGAGCTTGTTGCAGCTGGGAGTTATGAGGTTGTCGCTAGGATGTACATGCTACATCTAATAACATGTACTCTCTTTGCGGACAATTCAGGTGTTTATATTGATATGTGTGCATGTTCAGTAGCCTCGAGGTTACCAATTGGGCTTAGAGGTGTGTTATATTGA
- the LOC127138086 gene encoding polygalacturonase QRT3, with the protein MTRKSLVCSLVLVIVSFVIVHVYGENFHVRKISDGNYHETLRRLQSLKASLTRHDSIASTPSFSPSPSSLPSEGMSNPRVYHVTSYGADPTGSSDSTEAILAAIADAANGPNEGYLMEGINNLGGAQINLEGGNYLIRRSLTLPVSGVGNLMIHGGTITVSDDFPKDGYIIDLSSTSSNENDGKNSPSSSYNFEYITLKDLLLDSNYRGGGISVINSLRTNIDNCYITHFTTNGILVQGGHETYIRNSFLGQHITAGGDRTERNFSGTAINLQGNDNAVTDVVIFSAQIGIMVTGQANIFSGVHCYNKATGFGGTGIYLKLPGLTQTRIVNSYMDYTSIVAEDPVQLHISSSFFLGDANIVLKSMTGVLSGVTIVDNMFSGSDQGVEIVHLDKSNSPFHQIDQVIVDRNVARGMSLKATVAKMSMQGNGTLWNVDFNSILLFPNLIKNVQYSLSSTGSSFPSHAIRNVSDNRVVIETNEVVTANVFVAVDQSMVN; encoded by the exons ATGACAAGAAAATCTCTTGTTTGTTCTTTGGTTCTTGTGATTGTTTCTTTCGTTATAGTTCATGTTTACGGTGAGAATTTTCATGTTAGGAAAATTTCTGATGGAAACTATCATGAAACGTTACGTAGATTGCAATCTTTGAAAGCCTCTTTAACAAGACATGATTCCATTGCTTCAACTCCttctttctctccttctcctTCTTCTCTGCCAAGTGAG GGTATGAGCAATCCAAGAGTATACCATGTGACATCTTATGGTGCAGACCCAACAGGAAGTTCAGATAGTACTGAAGCTATCCTTGCAGCCATAGCAGATGCAGCCAATGGTCCAAATGAAGGATATTTGATGGAAGGCATCAACAACCTTGGAGGTGCACAGATTAATCTTGAAGGTGGAAATTACTTGATCCGTAGGTCACTCACACTTCCGGTATCCGGCGTTGGAAACCTCATG ATACATGGAGGAACAATAACAGTCTCAGATGATTTTCCAAAAGATGGCTACATTATTGATTTATCATCAACTTCTTCTAATGAAAATGATGGTAAAAATTCACCTTCATCATCCTACAATTTTGAGTACATAACTCTCAAGGATCTTTTACTAGATTCAAACTATAGAGGAGGGGGCATTTCAGTCATAAACTCACTCAGAACAAACATAGACAACTGTTACATTACACATTTCACAACAAATGGAATTTTAGTCCAAGGTGGACATGAAACTTACATAAGAAACTCGTTCCTCGGCCAACACATAACCGCGGGAGGCGATAGAACCGAAAGGAATTTCTCAGGAACAGCGATAAATCTCCAAGGCAACGATAACGCTGTCACCGATGTTGTAATTTTCTCGGCTCAAATAGGAATCATGGTCACTGGTCAAGCCAACATATTCTCTGGTGTACATTGTTACAATAAGGCCACTGGATTCGGCGGGACAGGAATTTACTTGAAACTACCTGGTTTAACACAAACAAGGATTGTGAATTCTTACATGGATTACACTAGTATTGTCGCTGAAGATCCTGTTCAACTTCATATTTCGAGTAGCTTCTTCCTCGGTGATGCTAATATTGTGTTGAAATCTATGACTGGTGTTTTAAGCGGTGTTACTATTGTTGATAACATGTTCTCTGGATCAGATCAAGGGGTTGAAATTGTTCATTTGGATAAATCTAATAGTCCTTTTCATCAAATTGATCAAGTTATTGTTGATAGGAACGTTGCGAGAGGAATGAGTCTAAAGGCGACGGTTGCGAAAATGTCTATGCAAGGGAATGGAACTTTATGGAATGTTGATTTTAACAGCATTCTTCTTTTTCCTAACCTTATTAAAAATGTTCAGTACTCTTTAAGTTCAACAGGGAGCAGTTTTCCTAGTCATGCGATTAGGAATGTGTCGGATAATCGGGTTGTGATCGAAACGAATGAAGTGGTTACTGCGAATGTTTTCGTCGCGGTGGATCAGAGTATGGTAAATTGA